The Shewanella algae DNA segment AACTTGCGCGCCAGATGTAACGGCACTTCGGCGCTGAGAGTCTGATCCACGCCTTCGATTGCCGCCAGCAGGCGCACAGATTCACCCATTACCAGCAGGGATTCGAGCCTGACATTGAGTTTATTGAAGCTGCGGCACAGGCGGCCACGGCTGATGGAGTTAAATCTGACGCCTTGATTGGGCACCACCCAGCGCACCTTGTCTCCCGGATTCAGGCGCGCGTCATAGTCACAGGCAATCAGTTGCTCGCCAAACTTGAGCCAGGTGAGTTGCCGCTCCTGCTCCAGGGCCACCACTTCGGAGTCAAACAGGTTTCTCAGGCCCATCTGCCGGGCAACCGCCTCGTTGCGGGGTTTAGCCAACACTTCATGGGGCACACCCTGCTGCAGCAACTGCCCTTGGCTGATAAGCACCATGCGGTCGGCCAGCAACAAGGCTTCGTTGAGGTCATGGGTCACCATGACCACCGGAATATGCAGCTGTGACTTGAGCCGCGCCAGCTCCAGATACAGGCGCTCACGGGTCTCGCGATCGACCGCGGAAAAAGGTTCATCCAGCAGCAATACCGAAGGCTCACGCGCCAACGCTCTGGCCAGCGCCACCCTCTGTCTCTGGCCACCGGACAACTGCTCCGGCAAACGATCCGGCAAACCGTGCAGATTGACCCGCTCCAGCCAATCCAGCGCCCTGGCCCGGCGTTCGGCCTTGGGCAGATGATCCAGCCCGGCGATTACATTGTCGACCGCACTCAGGTTGGGAAACAGGCCAAAATGTTGCGGCACAAACCCCAGATGGCGTTGCTGCGGGCTCAGGTCCACCGTCTCGGAAAACCAGGGTTTATCACCATAGCGGATGCTGCCGGATTGCGGCTTATTGAGACCGGCAATCATCCTCAGCAGCGTGGTCTTGCCGCCACCGGAAGGCCCCACCACGGCCAGGACTTCACCGGCTCGGCAAACAAAGTCGGCCTGCAGTGGGATCCCCTTGGTTTGATGGACGCTGACATGCAGATCTGTCGGGGTCATTTCAATCTCCCGAGCCGCCGCGACAGCCCTGTGGTCAATGCCAGTGTGGTAATGGCAAATAGCAAGAGCACAAGCGACATAGTACCGGCAGAGGCGAAGTCAAACGCCTGGACACTGTCGTAGATGGCGATGGAAATCGTCTTGGTCTCTCCCGCGATGGAGCCCCCCATCATCAGGACGACACCAAACTCGCCGAGCACATGGGAGAAACACAACACCAGGGCCGTCAAAATCCCCGGCCACACCAAGGGCAACTCCACCTTGAACAGCTGTTTGGTGCGACTCATGCCACAACAGGCGCAGGCATCGCGCACATCCTGAGGAATAGCTTCAAAGGCTCTTTGAATAGGCTGCACCGCAAAGGGAATATTGACCAGTACCGAGGCGACCACCAGGCCGGAGAAATGAAATACCAGCTGCACTCCCAGGGTTTGCTGCAGCCATTGGCCAAGCCAGCTTTCACTGCCAAGCCCTACCAAGAGGTAATAGCCTATAACCGTGGGCGGCAACACCAGGGGCACCATGATCAGCGCCTCTACCCAGGACTTACCGTGAAACTCACGATAGGCCAGCAAGCGGCTCAACAAGATGGCAAGCGGCAAGAGCACCAAGACACTGATGGCAGCCAGTTTGACCGAGAGCCACAGCGACTGCCAATCCATTCAGCCTCCCTCGGGCAAGGCAAAGCCATAGGCGCTGAACACTTGTCGCGCTTCCGGCCCCTGCAGATAGTCATAAAAGGCTTTGGCATCGTCGCTGGCTTTCTCAAGCAGTACCATGCGCTGGGTCAGCGGGGCATGGGAGTCTACCGGCAACGCCAGATAGTGACCTCTCGCCTGAAACTGCGGCGCCACTGCCAGCGACAGGGCAACTATGCCGCCCTGAGTCGAACCACTCAAGGCAAACTGCGCCGCCTGGGAAACGTTTTCGCCATAGATGAGGTTGGCCTGCAACTCCTGCCACAGGCCCTTTTGCTTGAGCAGCGCACGGGCGCGTTCGCCATAGGGAGCATGATCCGGGTTGGCGATGGCAAAGCGCTTGATCTGCCCGGCGGCCAGTGCTTGTTGCAGCCCCAGTAACTCTTGATCCAGTTTCAGCGGTGAATTCTTGGGAGCCACCAGCGCCAAGCGCCCGTAAGCGTAGACCACCCCCTTGTCACGGGTGATGCCGGCATCAGCCAGCGCGTCAACATAACGCTCGTCGGCCGAGAGAAACAGCTCGAACGGCGCACCATGTTTTATCTGCGCCACAAAGTTACCGGATGAGCCGTAGGAGATCTTGAGTTGGCGTCCTGTCTGTTGCTGATAACGCTCGGCAATATCATCCAGGGCAAACTTGATATTGGCCGCCGCAGCCACATGAACGCTTTGCGCCGCCGCAGCCGGCAGACACAGACTGAGCAGCGCCAGCGCGGCCAGCACGGCCCTGGTCGTCGAATTCAGCAATCGCTCCAATAGCACCATCACAAGCTCCGGTTACTTTTCCCAGGCCTTGGCGGCCTGCTCGTCGGCATCGCGAGCCTCAACCCAGTGTTGACCACTCTCACCGGCTTCCAGTTTCCAGAATGGCGCCTTGGTCTTGAGGAAATCGATGAGAAACTCACAAGCCGCAAACGCCGCCTTGCGGTGGGCACTGCTGACACCGATAAACACTATCTGCTCGCCCAAATGCATAGTGCCAACCCGGTGAATTATGGTCAGCTGATTCAGCGGCCAGCGCTCACGGGCTTGAGTGGCAATTTGCCCCAAAACGGCTTCTGTCATCCCGGGATAGTGTTCCAGCGTCAGGTCGGTAACCGCGCTGCCATCGTTGAAGTCGCGCACCTTGCCAACAAAGGTCACCACGGCGCCGTCGCTGTTGTCGGCGGCGATGCGGGCATATTCGGCCGGGACATCGAAGTCGGCGGTTTGTACCAAAATACGATCGCTTTGCATCTCAACCTCCGGTTACCGGTGGGAAGAAGGCCACCTCGTCACCCGCTTTGATCTCTGTATGCCAGGGGCTGAGGGTTTGGTTGACGGCCACCAGCAGTTTGTCGGACGCCATCACTCTGGCCCACTTGTCGTCTGTGGCCGCCAATTGGGCACGCAGCGCCTCGGCCGTCAAACCCGGCTGGCTCTCGACGTCAATGGCAGCCGTTCCCAATAATTCGCGTACTTGAGCAAAAAACAGCACTTTAATCATATCGTTACACCTTAAAATGACCGGATTTACCACCGCGTTTTTCCAGCAGTCTTACCTGGGTAATCACCATATCCTTCTGCACCGCTTTACACATATCGTAAATAGTCAGTGCCGCAACCGAGGCCGCCGTCAGGGCTTCCATTTCAACCCCGGTTTTGCCAGCCAGCTTACACAGGCTGGTGATCCTGACCCGGTTTTGCTCCGGCTCGGCCTGTAGATCCACCTCGACCTTGGTCAGCATCAAGGGGTGGCACAAAGGGATCAGCTCTGAGGTTTTCTTCGCGGCCATAATGCCGGCGATTCTGGCAGTGGCGAACACATCGCCCTTGTGGTGGCTGCCACTCATGATCATCTGCAGCGTCTCGGCAGACATCTCAATATAGGCCTCGGCACGGGCTTCGCGCTCGGTAATCGACTTTTCGGTCACATCCACCATATGGGCGTTGCCATTGGCATTGATATGGGTAAAGGCATTAGTCATCTATAGCAACCTTTTTCAAATGGGATACGAAGTTACAGGGCCGGTGCCGGGCATCCGGCTGCTCTTTGAGGATCTTGTTCCAGGCCGTACGGCATGCGCCGGTGGAAGCGGGCAGACAAAACAGCGCCGTTTGATTGGCGATATTCAAGGGCTCAAAATGGGTATGACTGCAATGTCCCATGTCAGTTCCTGCTGCTGAATGCTACCGAGATGGCGATGATAAGTATCTGACGCCCAAACGAGCGCCACCCTCAACCGCCGATAGAGGCCAGGTGTTGGGTCACACCGGTAATACCTTGGTGCAGATAGTGAGTCTCTTTCTTCTGCTGCAACTGCTGATGCAATCGGGCAATCAACTCATCCTGCTGTTCAGGACTCTGAAGCAGATCCCGAAGATCGACACCATGTTCGGTGAACAGACACAGGTGCAGCTTACCCTTGGCAGAAACCCGCAACCTGTTGCAGCTGGCGCAGAAGTTTTTGGCATAAGGCATGATGAGCCCGATACGGCCACGATAATCAGGATGGCTGAAGTTTTGCGCCGGGCCATCTTCGGCCGCGGGCTGATCATACTGCCAACCTTCGGCCTCGAGTCTGGCCTTGATATCGGCTCCGGCCAGGTGATGCGCCTTGAAATAGTCGTGACCCAACCCGGTTTCCATCAGCTCGATGAAACGCAGATCTATGGGGGTATGTTTGATCCAATGCAGGAAACGCGGCAGATCCTTGTCGTTGAGATCCTTGAGCAGCACGGCGTTAATCTTGACCCGCTCAAAGCCGGCGTCCAGCGCCGCATCGATACCGCGCATTACCTCATCGAACTTGTTCTCGCCGGTGATCTGATAAAACATCCTGGGGTCCAGGCTGTCCACAGACACGTTAATCCGCCTCAGCCCTGCGTCGTACCACTCTTTGGCGTGCTTCTCGAGCCTATAACCATTGGTGGTAGTCGCGATAGTGTGAATTTCGCTGTTATCGGCAACTGCACGGATGATATCGGTAAAGTCTTTGCGCAGCGTAGGCTCGCCACCTGTGATCCGCACTTTGCGGGTACCTACTTTGGCGAAGGCGGCAACCAGATTCTCAATCTCGCTGAGCGTCAGAAAAGAGGGCTTGCCCTCCGGGCGATAACCATCCGGCAGGCAATAACTGCATTTGAAGTTACAGACGTCAGTGACTGACATCCGCAAATAGTGAAATCTTCGACCAAAATTGTCTTGTAACTGGGACATGATCACCTTTCCAAGTCAGGGAGGTGAGGGCATTTCTTTGCTCACCCCGGTGGCAAAATTGCCACGGCTAAAGGACCATATCTTCACTGACGTAGGACCAAAAGCTCGGAGAACCGTCTGCGCCAATTATAGGACGAAAAGGGGGGCGAACCATACCCCTAAAAATGTATTTCCCGACTTGGCTCAAATCTGCGTGGACTTTTTGTGACAGGTCTCACTCAGAAATTTCATCGAATCCCTGTGCCGCTTTCCGATCAAATACTGTGCCCTGGATGGATTTTCAGGTAAGGTTGGAGCTGGATAAAAATAAAACACCCGTTTACATCGGGGGACTTTGAAGGATAGAGGTGACATGATGGAACGCGAATCAATGGAATTCGATGTTGTTATCGTCGGTGCAGGCCCCGCCGGACTGGCTACGGCTTGCCGTTTGATGCAGATCTCCAAAGACAGCGGCAAAGAGATCAGTGTCTGTGTGGTCGAAAAAGGCTCTGAAGTTGGCGCGCATATTCTCTCCGGCGCCGTCTTTGAACCCAGCGTATTGGAAGAACTCTTCGGTGACTGGAAAGAGTTGGGAGCGCCCCTACATACCCAGGTTACAGAAGATGAAATCTATCTGCTCAAGTCGGCCGAAGATGCCAAACATCTGCCCAACAGTCTGGTACCCAAGACCATGCACAACCATGGCAACTATATTATCAGCGTCGGTAATCTCTGCCGCTGGATGGCCGAGCAAGCCGAAGGCCTGGGAGTGGAGATATTCCCCGGTTTCGCCGCCAGCGAGCTGTTGTTCAATGAAGATGGCAGCGTCAAGGGAATACTGATTGGCGACATGGGCATAGGCGCCGATGGCCAGCCCAAAGACAGCTACATGCCGGGCATGGAGCTACACGCCAAATATACTGTGTTTGCCGAAGGCTGCCGCGGCCATCTGGGCAAGCAGCTGATAGAAAAATTCCACCTGGATAACGGCAAGACACCACAGCACTACGGCATAGGCTTCAAAGAGATTTGGAAGATCCCTGCCGAGCAACACCAACAGGGTAAAGTGGTTCACAGTGGCGGCTGGCCGCTGTTGGAAGGCGCCAGCGGTGGTGGTTTCCTCTACCATATGGAAGACAACCAGGTTGCCGTGGGGCTGATCATCGACCTCAACTACAAGAACCCGCATCTGAGCCCCTTCGATGAATTTCAGCGTTACAAGACCCACCCTGTCATCGCCAAGACCTTAAGCGGCGGCGAGCGTTTGAGCTATGGTGCCCGCGCCATCACCAAGGGGGGTCTCAACTCTCTGCCCAAGATGAGCTTCCCAGGCGGTCTGGTAATAGGTTGTGATGCCGGGACACTCAACTTCTCCAAGATCAAGGGTACCCACACCGCCATCAAGAGCGGTATGCTGGCGGCCGAGACTCTGGCCGAAGGCCTTATTGCCGGGGTTGAAGGCGGAAAAGATCTCGACTGCTTCCAGGAACGGCTGGAACAGAGCTGGCTCTTTGATGAGCTTTACCGCTCGCGTAACTTCGGCCCGGCCATGCACAAGTTCGGCACCTTCCTGGGTGGAGCCTTTAACTATATCGATCAAAACTGGTTTGGCGGCAAGTTCCCTGTGACCCTGAGAGACGATCATCCCGACTATGCCCAGATGGGAGAAGCCAGCGCCTACAGCAAGATTGACTACCCCAAGCCGGACGGCAAGCTTAGCTTCGACAAGCTCTCTTCAGTGTATCTTTCCAATACTTTCCACGAGGAAGATCAGCCCTGCCATCTGCGTTTGAAAGATGCCAACATCCCTATTGCGGTCAACCTGGTGAAATACGATGAACCGGCGCAGCGTTACTGCCCTGCGGGTGTCTATGAGGTGGTTGAAGACGAGGGGCAACCCAAGTTTGTTATCAACAGCCAGAACTGCATTCACTGCAAGACCTGTGACATCAAGGACCCCAGCCAGAACATCACCTGGGTGACGCCCGAAGGAGGCGGTGGTCCCAACTATCCCAATATGTAATTGATTAACCTAAACCACAAAAACGCGTCTTTATAAGGCGCGTTTTTTTATTTACCGAACGCAACATTAGGCTCTATTGAAGCAAGGGCAATTTTTAGTCATAATCCCGGTTCTACAATAAGATCCAGCCCCATAAAACAGCTGGCATGCCTATACTCTACAAAGACTTAAGGGAAAGTCCCTGCCACTGTGTTAGCTCGCGGCCGTAACCAACGCCGGCTAATTAATGCTGTTGTCCACATTAATAAGGATATGGATAGGCGATCGCTATGAAACTCATGCTTACCATCAAACAAAAGATTTTACTGACGGTGACTCTGGCCGTGCTGATGTCGACTATTCTAGTTGGTGTGCTCAGCCAGCGCAGTGCCCGTGAAGTTGTCGAACAACGTATGCTCGGTTCCGAGCTGCCCAGCTTGATGCTGCAGATCCGCAATAAGTTGGATCTGGAGATCAGTACACTGATGAACGGCGCCGAGCAACTGGCCCACAGTCAGATGCTCAAACACTGGTTGGAACAGGGGCGTCCCGAAGCCGAAGTCCCCTTGGTCATCTCACAACTTAAGGACATGACCCGTCAGTATCATTTGGCGCAAGCCTCCTACGCCGACCGCGAGACGGCGGCCTATTACACCCAGGACGGTTTCCTGCGGATCCTCAATCAACAGCAGGACGGCTGGTTCTTCAACTACAGAGACAGTCGCCAGGAACGCATGTTGAATGTGTTCACCGAAGCCAACGGCGAGGTCAAACTCTTCATTAACTATCAACAGCCCAACGGTCGCGGCCTGGTGGGGCTGGCCAAGTCACTCGACGATATGGTGCGCCTGCTCAACTCCTTCAAGATTGAGCAGAGCGGCTATGTGTACCTCACAGACAATCAGGGCAAGATCCAACTGCATCCGGACAAGAGTCTGACAGGCAAGCGTAACTTGCAGGATCTCTACCCAGGCAATGTCAGCAACCTGTTGAATAAGAGCGACTTCCAGTTGCTCGAAACCGAAGTCAATGGTACCGATATGCTGGTTGCCAGCAGCTATATTCCGTCAATGGATTGGTATCTGGTAGCTCAAGTTCCTCAAGGGGAAATCTTTGCCCTGTTGCAAGAGGCCGCCTACCAGATTCTGTTATGGACAGCATTGATTGCCGCCGGCTTCATCTTCCTGGCTGTGATAGTGGCAGGCTCTGTTAGCCGCCCCATCAGCAAGGTGGCGGAAATGTTCCGCGACATAGGCGAAGGCGAAGGCGACTTGCGCCAACGTCTGCCGGTCGAGGGTGAAGATGAAATAGCCCAACTGGCCAAGGGCTTCAACAGCTTTATCTCCAAGATCCAGGACTCTGTAGTCGAAGTGGCCGCCACCAGCGAACAGTTGGGGTTATCAGCCAAGGATGTCTCGGCGCAGGCCCAGCAGACCATGAGCGACAGCCAGGATCAGAAAGACCGCACCATGATGGTGGTGACCGCTATCAACGAAATGGGGGCAACCGTTAACGAGATTGCCGCCAATGCGGCCCAGGCGGCGGTAACAGCCAAAGATGCCGACAGCGAATCGGCCACTGGCCAACAGGTGGTGACCCGCGCCCGGGATACCATTAACCAGCTGTCGCAGGATGTGGCTCAGGTCGGCGAAGTAATCGAATCTCTGGCGACCCATACCAAATCCATCGGTGGCATTCTGGATGTGATCCGTGCCATCTCGGAGCAAACCAACCTACTGGCACTGAATGCCGCCATTGAAGCGGCTCGGGCCGGTGAAGCCGGCCGTGGATTTGCGGTCGTGGCCGATGAAGTCCGAAACCTGGCTTCCCGCACCGCGGCCTCAACCGATGAAGTGCAGGTAATGATAGATAAGTTGCAGGCCGAAGCCGCCAGAGCCGTCAGTGCCATGGAGCTGAGTCGTAACCGCTCCCGTGAAGGCGTTCAGGCCGTGGATGAAGCCAGCCAGGCGCTCAGCGGTATTTCAGGACAAATTGCCCAGATAAGCGATATGAATATCCAAGTGGCGGCGGCCACAGAGGAGCAATCCACTGTAGTGGAGGATATCAATCGTAACGTCAGTGAGATCAATGAGATAACCCAGCGCACAGCCGAGACCGCTGAAGCCGCCGCCGCGGCCAGTGACGCACTCAATAATCTGGCCCATAGGCTGGATACCTTAGTCGCCCGCTTCAAGGTTTAACCTCAGGTTCCCCAACGGCAGCCTTGCAACTGCCGTTGGGAATACTGAACCTAATTCCCGCAAAGCCTTGAGTACACATGCAACTCCTGAATCTTACTTCTGATTGGTATAACATAGCCGCAACTTTCTTTCGGCTAATAAAAGAGTATTCATGGAACCACAGATAGAATGGGCGCTGTCACATATCGCCTGGCTGATGTTTATTCTGGCAGGACTCTTCTTTGTCTTGCAGCTTTGGCGTTGGCAGCAGCTACTGAAACATATACGGGTTCAGTATCCTGAACTGGCTCATACAGATGAAAATGATTCACCAAATATAGCGATAAGAGTCAAACAGTCGCTGGAGTCTGGCACTCTGGCCAACAGCCAGGATCCTGTGATTATTCGTTATCAGAAACAACAGAGCAGCCTTAGACTGATCATGGCTATTCTGTTGACCATAGGCTTTGTAATGGCCATATTGGAATGAGCTAAAACCCGTTAAGCCCAGCGCTATTCAAGACAGACTATAGATGAATATAAGTTATCTATGGCCTGTGTTTACCAACCCAAAGTTCTGCTAGTGTTCCAAGGTTATTGTTTGGGCCAGGGAAAACTCACCTCAGGCTGCTCGCCATAGCAGGTGGGTCGTCTTGGGCAAACTGCACCTCTGGAGCAGATCAATCTGGCATCGCCGGCAATACCACGCTCGACCCAATTAATATTGAGTATCCGCGCTACTGTAAGCAGTTGCTGTTTTATCTTTCTGGGAATGGCACCTTCTCCGCCCTGCTCGACACAAGCCTGTTTAAGATCTTGCGCCAATGACAAGGCATCCTCCCCTTGGGCCTCAATGGCAGGATTGAGATCTATTCCGGCACAGAGCACATGATGATTGCCGGCCAAGTCTTCTACCTTGACCGATTCACAGCAATAGATTCTGGGTTGTTGCTCCACATCCAGAATGGATATCTGCGCCGAACTGCCCTCCTTGGGCTCGGTGATCATCCGAAATACCGCCCAGTGCTGACAAGGGTCGGCCACCGCCCGCATATTCCCCCAGGGTAGCGGAATACCGTTGCCCCGATACACAGCTTTTAGCTTGCCCGGAGCATAGGCATCGAAATAATGCCAGTGAGGATAAGGTGAAACCACTGTCATACGCCGCATCGCTACCGAGGGAGAAACCCCCGCCAGCCGGTGAGCATCTATCTCGTAGCCGTATCTGTCCAGCAGTTGCCTGAATGCTACCTTGGGGCAGAGCAAGGCCCCGGCAAAGAAACTGGCCTCAAAGCCACGCCAGGCCTGGAGAATATCCTGGGCATTGAGAGACGAACTCTGGATCTGGGGATCGGTTTCACTGAAACCACTGCGGCCCACGGTCAACACATTGCTCAGCCCATCGCGATTGTGCAGCACACAGTGACCTATATGCACCGCCAAATCGTACTTGAGCCTGGTTGGTTGAGACTTAAGGATCTCGTTGAGAAATAGCGTTCCCGGCGGCTCCATGTAGGAAGTCACCAACTCCCCGGCACAGATCCCCTGGGCATCCGTCAGCAGTTTTGCCGGCCGGGCGAACCATTGGATCTTCAGTCCCTGCGCCGCGGCGAGATCCAGCATCTCTTCTACCGACAAGGGCAGACGCTTCTTACCCACCTCTTCGGCGGCCCGTTCCAGATCGGGGAAATGGTTTTGATGGTGTTCCTGATGGGCGCGGATCAACAGGTGGGCAAACTGGCGGCCGCTGATCCCCGTTTGTGACAGCATCTCGGGAATGGCTATCTGCAAAATATCATTGGAAAACAGGAAGCCCGGCTCCAGCGGCATACCACTGACACCACCGCGCCGCCCTTTGTCCGGAGTGATAGCCTGCTCCTCCGGCGCATCGTCCAGAAACCAACTCACCTCTTTCTGAAAAACTGCGGCTATGACCGCCAGCATACCAGCGCTGGGAACACGCTTGCCCCTTTCGATCATCGACAGGTATGACACAGACGGCGCCGACTCAGGATCGACCCTGACACAGCGTGCCGACAAGTCTTCCATAGTTAAGTGATTGCGCTTTCTGAGGTTTCTTATTTTAGTACCCAGAAAATGTGACTTACGGATCAGGCTTTGGTCTTGGCGCATTTTGTAAAATTCACACTGTAAAATTTTTATTGTGAAATTGTAATCAAAAAAACGCTAGCCTACAAATTAAGCAATTCACAGGAATTGTTCGGCCATGAGGCGACAGTGCCATCAGGTCAAGGAAAGCAAAACACGAGGGCGAGACGATGAACATCTCCACTATGCAGCAAAAAATCAATCAAGAGCACAACCCTTTCATCGCCGAAGCCGTCTTTGCCGTGGAAGCACTCGGTGAACGCCATATCGCCGACAAGATGGCCAATGCCAAGCAACTGCTTGACCGGCTGTTCCCACTGGCAAACGGCTCACATGCCGAGGTGGTTTGCTATGTGGTTTACTATCAGCATCTCTTGGCCTGCTTTGCCGATGGCAGCCAGTGTGGCCTCAAACAGCCACAACAGTTTGTCGCCCTGAGCGGCCACCGCAGCGAGCCAGAAGCTATACTGCTCAAGGATGATTGCGGCTGTCACCTGGAGCTGAGTTTTGATCGTCAGGGCTGCATCGGCAGCCGCGACTGCGCCGCCATTGAAGACATTCAGCTGGAACGCTGTCTCATCGATGGCCGCTGCCAGGACAACAGCCTCAAGCGTGAGTGGATTAGCCTGTTGCACAATGATGGCGGTCAGCCACGCAGCAACAAGAGTTGCAAACGCTTTACCACCAAAGATGGCCATGAATATCAGTTGTCTTCACGGGTCTAATCGCAACAGAGCGTCATAGGCACTTGGCCTTATTAGGCACAGCAAAAGGCACAGCAAACTTCTGCCAGAAGTGACATAGACTCAGGATCGGGGAACTGGCTTCCCTGATCCTGTTGTCTTAGTCAGAG contains these protein-coding regions:
- a CDS encoding DUF3612 domain-containing protein, translated to MRQDQSLIRKSHFLGTKIRNLRKRNHLTMEDLSARCVRVDPESAPSVSYLSMIERGKRVPSAGMLAVIAAVFQKEVSWFLDDAPEEQAITPDKGRRGGVSGMPLEPGFLFSNDILQIAIPEMLSQTGISGRQFAHLLIRAHQEHHQNHFPDLERAAEEVGKKRLPLSVEEMLDLAAAQGLKIQWFARPAKLLTDAQGICAGELVTSYMEPPGTLFLNEILKSQPTRLKYDLAVHIGHCVLHNRDGLSNVLTVGRSGFSETDPQIQSSSLNAQDILQAWRGFEASFFAGALLCPKVAFRQLLDRYGYEIDAHRLAGVSPSVAMRRMTVVSPYPHWHYFDAYAPGKLKAVYRGNGIPLPWGNMRAVADPCQHWAVFRMITEPKEGSSAQISILDVEQQPRIYCCESVKVEDLAGNHHVLCAGIDLNPAIEAQGEDALSLAQDLKQACVEQGGEGAIPRKIKQQLLTVARILNINWVERGIAGDARLICSRGAVCPRRPTCYGEQPEVSFPWPKQ